One Leishmania panamensis strain MHOM/PA/94/PSC-1 chromosome 24 sequence genomic region harbors:
- a CDS encoding hypothetical protein (TriTrypDB/GeneDB-style sysID: LpmP.24.0320) — protein sequence MRHGRRRIRVIDIAAKMSYEYQMLKKMCKRRPAMRQWAVRDDYCDMSPGVVVMSPSMQAAFMKVFRLKDKGLIRRCLRDIIPIIEYRNREERPAAMRDKPSDMIPDGEPDTLNQKKRELFELRETGENFKPLYLHDKRSQAKLRFRIRQRLIKFQRQLAIANAVASRTVLYSTDDAIGYFLFRGAAMYAGMHRIFFELSKQLPHFVPKSMLDFGAGTGTAILVAKEVYDPGALAYPLYRSMRQTMTGNVSAQAQQLRELRYDLHRLSRNNTEKRKARFMAVAALLERGEVDAADLPADLRREIAQVAANATENKKRRLIIESHARYRETVDGTEWEDGDPLGEKKSRTEDPSDVLDGEEDNDGSAGGAVAAERTWWEKLVDMESATAQERASRRLQPLQEVTAIEPSAGMMEIGTMVLHDDVPNVAWKRYLLPEDEAIQHDLVVAAYSLSEVADSANRKRLVQQLWKMTRGVLVLVEFSNLHNFNLLMEARETILEEKGIGLWDWQPTIVAPCPHEQRCPLRHCKAGVKSKRMRLCTTEAQYRATFIDVWARHMPLKVGIEPISYLVFARNELVPERAERREAQVKREEGERVQARDAKQRQLYAASLSLKDVVFDRLSDEALHRPSTGVPVKLSDAPTTGEAAPSLALTQALQSSATSTGEVGQLPLGAPCLVQTSAQRYNKLVYPLQFPPATHRYNRAFVDAGYQRQRAITPSEMLVVREELEEMRRRVTRASPLYLRVVRDPTCRGKIQASFCTPEGDLVTARVYRRFYGDHSSVPRHTTMRWQHIGGWRLLKRIRSGSLFPHNVPLYAVNRHPQVDFPNTLLGMKHSAVEKTAMQYNDPISLMETPEEELSREEVKQKRRLVRDEEAQRKAEAKLEEVLGTKIRDSSLEGHIDARRRISAEEWARAVRRAKQRTVRQTQQTIPNAARMRALKRRLEVRHRNVWREMAQNRRR from the coding sequence ATGCGCCACGGGCGCCGGCGCATCCGCGTCATTGACATTGCGGCGAAGATGTCGTACGAGTATCAGATGCTAAAGAAGATGTGCAAGCGGCGCCCCGCCATGCGGCAGTGGGCGGTGCGCGACGACTACTGCGATATGAGCCCTGGTGTGGTCGTCATGTCGCCCTCCATGCAGGCCGCCTTCATGAAAGTGTTTCGGCTGAAGGACAAGGGCCTCATTCGGCGGTGCTTGCGCGACATCATCCCAATCATCGAGTACCGCAACCGTGAGGAAAGACCGGCCGCAATGCGTGATAAGCCTTCGGACATGATCCCTGACGGTGAACCCGACACCCTCAACCAAAAGAAGCGCGAGCTTTTCGAGCTCAGGGAGACGGGCGAGAACTTCAAGCCGCTCTACCTGCACGACAAGCGCTCgcaggcgaagctgcgcttcAGGATTCGGCAACGCCTCATCAAGTTCCAGCGGCAACTCGCCATCGCTAACGCCGTGGCGAGCCGCACCGTCCTGTACTCGACAGATGACGCGATTGGTTACTTTCTCTTCCGCGGCGCAGCCATGTACGCTGGAATGCACCGCATCTTCTTTGAGCTGAgcaagcagctgccgcacttTGTGCCGAAGAGCATGCTGGACTTTGgcgccggcaccggcacGGCCATTCTCGTAGCGAAGGAGGTGTACGACCCCGGCGCCCTCGCCTACCCGCTTTACCGCTCCATGCGGCAGACCATGACTGGTAACGTGagtgcgcaggcgcagcagctgcgcgagcttcGCTACGACCTCCACCGTCTTAGCCGCaacaacacagagaagaggaaggccCGCTtcatggcggtggcggcactgctAGAGCGCGGCGAAGTTGACGCGGCTGATTTGCCAGCTGACCTTCGCCGTGAGATTGCGCAGGTCGCGGCCAACGCCACTGAAAATAAAAAGCGTCGCCTCATCATCGAATCACACGCCCGCTACCGCGAAACCGTCGATGGCACTGAGTGGGAAGACGGCGACCCCCTtggcgagaagaagagcagaacAGAGGACCCGAGCGACGTGCtggacggcgaggaggacaacgacggcagcgctggcggggcggtggcagcagagCGTACGTGGTGGGAAAAGCTGGTCGACATGgagagcgccaccgcgcaggagagggcgagccggcggctgcagccactgcagGAGGTCACAGCGATCGAGCCCAGCGCAGGCATGATGGAGATTGGCACGATGGTGCTGCACGACGACGTCCCTAACGTCGCGTGGAAGCGATACCTGCTGCCAGAGGATGAAGCGATTCAGCACGATCTCGTAGTGGCTGCTTACTCTCTCAGTGAAGTTGCGGACTCAGCGAACCGGAAGCGgcttgtgcagcagctgtggaaGATGACCCGCGGCGTCCTTGTGCTTGTGGAGTTCTCGAACCTGCACAACTTCAACCTTTTGATGGAAGCCCGCGAGACAATCCTTGAAGAGAAGGGCATTGGCCTGTGGGACTGGCAGCCAACCATCGTAGCGCCATGCCCGCACGAGCAGCGCTGTCCTCTGCGCCACTGCAAGGCGGGTGTGAAGAGCAAGCGCATGCGCCTTTGCACAACGGAGGCGCAGTACCGCGCCACCTTCATCGATGTCTGGGCACGGCACATGCCGCTGAAGGTGGGAATCGAGCCCATCTCGTACTTGGTGTTTGCCCGCAACGAGCTCGTGCCGGAGCGGGCGGAGCGGCGAGAAGCGCAGGTGAaacgggaggagggggagcgggTGCAGGCACGCGATGCAAAGCAGCGACAGCTTTACGCAGCCTCGCTGTCGTTGAAGGACGTCGTCTTCGATCGATTGAgtgacgaggcgctgcaccgcccctCCACTGGCGTGCCGGTGAAGTTGTCGGACGCACCAACCACAGGCGAGGCAGCTCCCTCGTTAGCACTTACGCAGGCGTTGCAAAGCAGTGCGACCAGCACTGGGGAGGTGGGCCAACTGCCCTTGGGTGCCCCCTGCCTAGTCCAGACCTCTGCACAGCGGTACAATAAGCTCGTCTATCCGCTCCAGTTTCCACCAGCAACGCACCGGTACAACCGCGCCTTCGTCGACGCCGGGTATCAGCGACAGCGTGCCATCACGCCTTCCGAGATGCTGGTCGTTcgcgaggagctggaggaaaTGCGGCGCCGAGTAACGCGAGCGAGTCCCTTGTATCTGCGCGTGGTGCGCGACCCAACGTGTCGGGGCAAGATCCAGGCGTCCTTCTGCACACCGGAGGGAGATTTGGTGACTGCACGCGTCTATCGCCGCTTCTATGGCGACCACAGTAGCGTCCCCCGTCACACGACGATGCGCTGGCAGCACATTGGCGGCTGGAGGCTACTGAAGCGCATCCGCAGCGGCTCCCTTTTCCCACACAACGTGCCGCTTTACGCGGTGAATCGGCATCCTCAGGTAGACTTCCCCAACACCCTCCTCGGCATGAAGCACTCGGCGGTGGAGAAGACGGCGATGCAGTACAACGACCCGATATCGCTGATGGAGACGCCAGAAGAGGAGCTCTCACGCGAGGAGGTGAAACAGAAGCGCCGCCTGGTgcgcgacgaggaggcgcagaggaaggcagaggcgaagcTCGAGGAGGTGCTTGGCACCAAGATCCGAGACTCCTCGCTGGAGGGCCACATCGACGCTCGTCGCCGCATCTCGGCCGAGGAGTGGGCCAGGGCGGTGCGTCGTGCGAAGCAGAGGACGGTACGGCAGACGCAGCAGACCATCCCCAATGCGGCACGGATGCGCGCGCTGAAACGAAGGCTTGAGGTGCGGCACCGCAATGTGTGGCGGGAAATGGCGCAGAATCGTCGACGTTGA
- a CDS encoding ethanolamine phosphotransferase, putative (TriTrypDB/GeneDB-style sysID: LpmP.24.0330): MLSTSIVMRTVATEPCDEAQAPSVDQVVLILIDALRPDFVLSSLRPFARIGGRCTAHEDALGPQRLDEFDAGQTLQYVEESLRSSESAALAFFLVADPPTTTAQRLKAIATGTMPAFLEAGSNFNSEAVEMDSVVGQMNGSAVLLGDDTWERLFPNTPMRRHWKKAVGIPSFDVADFDTNDDAVLAEVYSALAAETPEAVLRAAATSPAEAEQQEGPARLVVAHFLGIDHIGHRISSDNPFMNAKILQLDQMLRNISRTLRERATSMNTMLLVLGDHGMTNSGDHGGDSAQETDTFLFAEYFPGTQADVTHTHPPPSASSNLARAQRLIERRWRDGVDAEFDRLRSCHARAGVPRDRLGATYQVDVTATVAALLRKPIPYSNLGRVIPEVVVLANASADVEATERCNLRQLQRYFKEAGMRVPRDASWATPGISITRQLAAMSRYARRTRMDMSRPGMFIGSTGLLLSAMSLLWSPTIRAHFLPSIGTGWLVWWTTLTLLLRLCLVFANSFVVNEDSEVLGLLSSLLMFLLVPHVLAWRAQHRSRGMGPSAAAGTKLTTAQQSVFLRTLDGTRQIATALQRETIFLGLLLVGLRLGVPTLLRYRAHITHTVDTESSVDRALLQLPAGLRFEQVGIIVGGVAWSALYPHHVRRIAVAATCACLILVYHVPVAHHVVPLLCIAAYPLAWTWASPLSVLQRRARSSGASYATSSGHAAYAYLVTVLWLSSLCNGRVATAIVVALYGTSLPSLCCVLRIEPVLTQGVVLHLAAFVAFFAEGHQCMLNTIDWNSSFVGMPGYSMYAGGILVLSRTFHAFLLVPFALRVWPGVTAHGSLDDAAAVAKKRDNHIDGATTEEAKRKQPAADSVAHSMPAPRVAVSASVVITVYAYIMVVQSAVSCFSGYIQKTHLMLFPIFCPKLLFDGVIALLTCAAALIALVVSS, encoded by the coding sequence atgctctccacctccattGTTATGCGAACTGTGGCGACAGAGCCGTGTGatgaggcgcaggcgccgtCGGTAGATCAGGTGGTGCTCATCTTAATCGACGCCCTGCGACCCGACTTTGTGTTGTCCTCACTGCGCCCCTTCGCCCGCATCGGTGGACGATGCACTGCGCACGAGGATGCTCTAGGGCCCCAGCGCCTGGACGAATTCGACGCCGGGCAAACACTCCAGTACGTAGAGGAGTCGTTGCGCTCCAGCGAgtcggcggcgttggcgttCTTCCTTGTTGCCGACCCCCCCACGACGACAGCACAGCGCCTCAAGGCCATTGCCACGGGGACGATGCCTGCCTTTCTCGAGGCCGGCTCGAACTTCAACAGCGAGGCAGTCGAAATGGACAGCGTCGTTGGTCAGATGaacggcagcgctgtgctgctgggCGATGACACGTGGGAGAGGCTCTTTCCTAATACGCCTATGCGGCGCCACTGGAAGAAGGCGGTCGGCATCCCTTCCTTTGACGTCGCTGACTTCGACACAAACGACGATGCCGTATTGGCGGAGGTGTACagcgcgctggcggcggagaCTCCGGAGGCCGTGTTACGGGCCGCAGCCACTTCCCCTGCggaggcagagcagcaagAAGGACCCGCGCGGCTCGTGGTTGCGCACTTCCTCGGCATCGATCACATCGGTCACCGCATCAGCTCTGACAACCCCTTCATGAATGCGAAGATCCTTCAGCTGGACCAGATGCTGCGCAACATCAGCCGCACGCTGCGGGAGCGGGCGACGTCCATGAACAcgatgctgctggtgctgggcGACCACGGCATGACGAACAGCGGGGATCACGGTGGTGACTCCGCGCAGGAGACGGACACCTTCTTGTTCGCCGAGTATTTCCCCGGCACGCAGGCGGACGTAACGCACACGcatccgccgccgtcggccAGTTCTAACTTGGCGAGGGCGCAGAGGCTCATcgagcggcgctggcgagaTGGCGTGGACGCCGAGTTTGACCGACTTCGCAGCTGCCACGCCCGTGCTGGGGTGCCGCGCGACCGGCTTGGTGCAACGTATCAGGTGGATGTGACAGCCACCGTTGCGGCGCTCTTGAGAAAGCCGATTCCATACTCGAACCTTGGCCGTGTGATCCCTGAGGTCGTGGTACTGGCAAACGCTTCTGCCGATGTGGAGGCCACTGAACGGTGCAATCTGCGCCAACTGCAACGCTACTTCAAGGAGGCGGGCATGAGGGTGCCGCGCGACGCCTCGTGGGCGACACCGGGGATATCCATCACACGCCAGCTGGCTGCCATGAGCCGCTATGCTCGTCGCACCCGCATGGATATGAGCCGCCCCGGCATGTTCATCGGCTCCACTGGGCTGCTGCTATCTGCCATGTCCCTCCTCTGGTCCCCGACCATCCGTGCGCACTTTCTTCCCAGCATCGGCACCGGCTGGCTCGTGTGGTGGACGACTCTCACGCTTCTGCTCCGGCTGTGCTTGGTGTTCGCGAACAGCTTTGTCGTTAACGAAGACTCGGAAGTGCTCGGACTTCTGAGCTCGCTCCTTATGTTCTTACTGGTGCCACACGTCTTGGCGTGGCGGGCACAGCACCGATCGAGAGGGATGGGCCCATCTGCCGCCGCGGGTACGAAGCTCACCACTGCGCAGCAGTCGGTTTTTTTACGAACTCTTGACGGCACCCGCCAAATCGCCACCGCTCTTCAGCGCGAAACGATCTTCCTGGGCCTTCTCCTTGTCGGACTGCGACTCGGCGTgcccacgctgctgcgctaccgcgcacacatcacacacacggtGGACACGGAAAGCTCTGTGGaccgcgcgctgctgcagctgccagcTGGGCTGCGGTTTGAACAAGTAGGCATTATtgtcggcggcgtcgcgtGGTCTGCGCTCTACCCGCACCACGTGCGGCGCATAGCTGTAGCCGCGACGTGCGCCTGTCTGATACTTGTCTACCACGTTCCTGTAGCCCACCACGTCGTGCCGCTCCTCTGTATTGCGGCTTACCCCCTGGCATGGACGTGGGCGTCGCCGCTATCGGTATTGCAGCGCCGCGCTCGGAGTTCAGGGGCATCGTATGCCACCTCCTCCGGTCACGCAGCCTATGCGTATCTTGTCACTGTGCTTTGGCTGAGTTCCTTGTGCAACGGGAGGGTGGCGACTGCGATCGTGGTGGCGCTGTACGGCACCAGCCTCCCGTCACTATGCTGCGTGCTCCGCATCGAGCCGGTACTCACCCAAGGCGTCGTGCTGCACCTCGCCGCATTTgtcgccttcttcgctgAGGGCCACCAGTGCATGCTCAATACGATCGACTGGAACTCGTCGTTTGTGGGAATGCCCGGCTACAGCATGTACGCGGGCGGCATACTGGTGCTAAGTCGAACCTTTCACGCTTTCCTGCTGGTGCCCTTTGCCCTACGTGTGTGGCCTGGTGTGACTGCACACGGTAGTCTCGATGACGCAGCCGCCGTGGCGAAAAAGCGTGATAACCATATCGACGGTGCGACAACggaggaagcgaagagaaaacaacCCGCAGCAGACTCGGTGGCACACTCGATGCCTGCGCCGCGAGTGGCAGTCTCCGCCTCTGTTGTCATAACCGTCTATGCGTATATCATGGTGGTGCAGTCCGCCGTCTCGTGCTTCAGCGGGTACATTCAGAAGACACACCTCATGCTCTTCCCCATCTTCTGCCCCAAATTGCTCTTCGACGGCGTCATTGCGCTACTgacttgcgcagcagcgctgattGCACTTGTCGTTTCCTCCTAA
- a CDS encoding hypothetical protein (TriTrypDB/GeneDB-style sysID: LpmP.24.0340) — protein MNAYMHALRLRVRDAAHSCWTAAFPSDRPSGAYSIYTCIINSGLLVWSFAVVFSRPCETVVMRWVYAGMAHCFINMIFSVAVMALTRRQIAVGIPEERSQWRVFFSNPIVKVYLLYLVWEFVWMIAVGQFNGRYPHATCSSHLNVQVAFLAFYLLIGFFLFYSTFTTERCRRPRWRHFSAIRYNDLYCTRSQHSVRWNDERTAVGAVGEPVVFDCGAMSHGEGTERTTTFDYASIMDDSTTVPGDGQDDSSRAAPGCRQTRGPALRISASTGTHRSDSTSPPLPIEQSC, from the coding sequence ATGAATGCCTACATGCACGCACTGCGGCTACGTGTGCGAGATGCAGCTCATTCGTGCTGGACGGCAGCATTCCCATCGGATCGTCCATCGGGTGCGTATTCGATCTACACGTGCATCATCAACAGTGGCCTGCTGGTCTGGAGCTTTGCAGTGGTGTTTTCGCGCCCGTGTGAAACTGTGGTGATGCGGTGGGTGTACGCGGGCATGGCACACTGCTTCATCAACATGATTTTTAGTGTTGCAGTAATGGCGCTGACGCGACGTCAAATCGCCGTTGGCATTCCAGAGGAAAGGTCACAGTGGCGCGTCTTCTTTTCCAACCCCATTGTGAAGGTCTACTTGCTGTATCTCGTGTGGGAGTTTGTGTGGATGATCGCGGTCGGCCAGTTTAACGGCCGCTACCCCCACGCCACCTGTTCCTCACACCTGAATGTGCAAGTTGCCTTCTTGGCGTTCTACCTGCTTATCGggttttttctcttctacagcaccttcaccacggagcggtgccgccgacCTCGGTGGCGGCACTTCTCAGCAATTCGCTACAACGATCTCTACTGCACACGCAGCCAACACTCCGTTCGCTGGAACGACGAACGCACCGCCGTCGGTGCGGTCGGTGAGCCAGTGGTGTTCGACTGTGGAGCGATGTCGCACGGTGAAGGCACAGAACGCACTACCACGTTCGACTACGCGAGCATCATGGATGACTCGACGACGGTGCCCGGTGATGGGCAGGACGACAGCAGTCGCGCGGCACCTGGGTGCAGGCAAACACGGGGGCCAGCGCTGCGTATCTCTGCATCCACAGGTACGCACCGTAGCGACTCcacctccccacctctccccatAGAGCAGAGCTGCTGA